The sequence CCTTCAGCTGGGCCGGCTGCAACGGTTGGCGCAGCCCTACTTCCTGCCGGTGGAGGAGACGCGCAGCTGGCAGTTTCTGCTGCTGGTGGTGGCCCTGGTCGCCGTGGTCGTCGGCCTCACCCTGCTGCTGCTCACCGGCACCGTGGCCCTCACGGGTGCCCTGATTCCCGAGCTGCGCAGTCGCTTCCTGCCGGGCGTGCCCGAGCAGGTGGCGTCGCTGTGGCGCAGTCCCTTCGGTCCGGCCGTGATGGTGACCATGGCCGCCGGCCTGGGCTGCTTCGGCGCCTTCCGCAGCAAGCTGCGTCAGGGGCGCTGGTTGCCCTGGGTGCTGCTTGGCATCATCATCCTGTTGATCCTTGTGATCAATGGCATCAACGTTGGCATCAGCTTCATTGCCCGCAATGTGGACAATGCCCTGGTGGGCTATGACCAGGAAAACTTCTGGAAAATTGTTGGAATCTACGCCTTCTGCCTGGTGCTCGCCTTGCCGATCAGGGCGATGCAGAGCTATCTCATTCCCAGGCTTGGCCTGCTATGGCGTGAATGGCTGAGCGGCAGGCTGCTGAATCGTTATCTCTCGAATCGGGCCTATTACCTGCTCAATCCGAATGATGAGTCTGCTGAAGATATTGACAATCCTGACCAACGGATCTCCCAGGACACCGCCAGCTTTACTACCACCAGCCTGAGTGTGACGGTTGAGGTGATGTCGGCCCTGCTCACCTTCTTCAGCTTCATTGTGGTGCTGTGGAGCATCAGCTCCCAGCTGGCGCTGTGGTTGTTGATCTACTCGGTGGGCGGCACGGCGGTGATCGTGTTTGCCAGCCGAAAACTGGTGGCCTTGAACTTTCAGCAGTTGAAACTGGAGGCCGACTTCCGCTACGGCCTGGTTCACATTCGAGACAATGCCGAATCGATTGCCTTCTACCGCGGAGAGAAGCAGGAATCGAGGGAGGCCGAGCGGCGGCTGGGTGGCGCCATTCGCAATTACAACCGCCTGATCATCTGGGAAGCACTCATCAGTGTGATCCAGCGCTCCTACGATTACTTCTCCCGCTTCCTCCCCTGGCTGGTGATCGCTCCGATCTACTTCGCCCGGGAGGTGGACTTCGGCGTGTTTGGCCAGGCGAGCATTGCCTTTTCGCAGGTGCTGTTCTCGGTCAGCTACATCGTCAACAACATCGACAGGCTGGCCTCTTTCTCCGCCTCGATCAGCCGGCTGGAGGGGTTCCAGGGAAAGGTGGAGGAGATCAGTGGTGCCATGGCGACCACCTTCACCGGGGAGTTCCTGACCGGGCAGGGCGTCCCTGGCGACTCCATCCTGGTGAGCCATGTGGACCTGGTGCCCCCCGGCACGGGCCGCACCCTGATCCACGACCTGAGCCTGGAGGTGGATCGCCATCAGCGCCTGCTGGTGGTGGGCCCTTCCGGCTGCGGCAAGACCTCCTTCCTGCGCCTGGTGAGTGGGCTGTGGCCCCCTGGGGCCGGCACGGTGCAGCGTCCTAAGGAAGGGGATCTCCTGTTCATCCCCCAGAAGCCCTACATGCTGCTCGGCAGCCTGCGGGAGCAGCTCTGCTACCCCCTGCCGGCGAATCGCTTCAGCGACGAACAGCTGCGGCATGTGCTCGATGAGGTGCGCCT is a genomic window of Cyanobium sp. NS01 containing:
- a CDS encoding ABC transporter ATP-binding protein/permease, with the protein product MKPFQALRLQLGRLQRLAQPYFLPVEETRSWQFLLLVVALVAVVVGLTLLLLTGTVALTGALIPELRSRFLPGVPEQVASLWRSPFGPAVMVTMAAGLGCFGAFRSKLRQGRWLPWVLLGIIILLILVINGINVGISFIARNVDNALVGYDQENFWKIVGIYAFCLVLALPIRAMQSYLIPRLGLLWREWLSGRLLNRYLSNRAYYLLNPNDESAEDIDNPDQRISQDTASFTTTSLSVTVEVMSALLTFFSFIVVLWSISSQLALWLLIYSVGGTAVIVFASRKLVALNFQQLKLEADFRYGLVHIRDNAESIAFYRGEKQESREAERRLGGAIRNYNRLIIWEALISVIQRSYDYFSRFLPWLVIAPIYFAREVDFGVFGQASIAFSQVLFSVSYIVNNIDRLASFSASISRLEGFQGKVEEISGAMATTFTGEFLTGQGVPGDSILVSHVDLVPPGTGRTLIHDLSLEVDRHQRLLVVGPSGCGKTSFLRLVSGLWPPGAGTVQRPKEGDLLFIPQKPYMLLGSLREQLCYPLPANRFSDEQLRHVLDEVRLPELVHRYPDLDIKQDWPRLLSLGEQQRLGFARLLLNSPRFVVLDEATSALDVATERHLYDLLLEREMAFVSVGHRPTLTAFHDTVLELDGQGNWRLLPAAGYDVGQPASGA